In Oncorhynchus tshawytscha isolate Ot180627B linkage group LG28, Otsh_v2.0, whole genome shotgun sequence, a genomic segment contains:
- the LOC112246257 gene encoding transcription factor MafB, whose protein sequence is MVFFPLSFRFLLFYLFEWSSMQKHTSLQHWRKSYCMRQESGEQTLIIKKCVFATLANTFTNLQKSRGSTMSAELSMVPELPNSPLALEYVNDFDLMKFDVKKEGLTGLGRVGVRQCTRLQPQGSVSSTPISTPCSSVPSSPSFSPREQKNHLEELCWMPNSGYHQQIDPQTLSLTPEDAVEALIGATTHSHAPTPHVQQQLQQSSFDGYRGPHHHNPHGQPQQHYHPYGGGILHHPDELPGHQAGHSHPHTQHHHHSQDPDSPSPVSPDSHQALHHRHHHQHDHQGQQGSGNVEDRFSDDQLVSMSVRELNRHLRGFTKDEVIHLKQKRRTLKNRGYAQSCRFKRVQQKHVLENEKTHLINQVGALKAEINRLARERDAYKLKCEKLTGTGANNGIREAGSTRDNLSPPEFFM, encoded by the exons ATGGTTTTTTTTCCGCTTTCTTTCCGCTTTCTACTTTTTTACCTCTTCGAATGGAGTTCAATGCAAAAGCACACGAGTCTGCAGCATTGGAGGAAAAGCTACTGCATGAGACAAGAGAGTGGAGAACAGACGCTTATTATTAAGAAGTGTGTTTTTGCGACGCTGGCAAACACCTTCACCAATCTGCAGAAAAGTCGTGGCAGCACCATGAGCGCAGAGCTGAGCATGGTCCCAGAGCTCCCCAACAGCCCTCTGGCTCTGGAATACGTCAACGACTTTGACCTAATGAAGTTTGACGTGAAGAAGGAAGGTCTGACCGGGCTGGGACGAGTCGGGGTGCGCCAGTGTACTCGGCTCCAGCCCCAGGGCTCTGTGTCCTCCACCCCCATCAGCACACCATGCAGCTCGGTGCCTTCCTCACCCAGCTTCAGCCCCAGAGAGCAGAAGAACCATCTGGAGGAGCTCTGCTGGATGCCCAACAGTGGGTACCACCAGCAGATCGACCCACAGACGCTGAGTCTGACCCCGGAGGACGCAGTGGAGGCCCTGATTGGAGCCACGACCCATAGCCACGCCCCGACCCCGCATGtccagcagcagctgcagcagagCAGCTTCGATGGCTACAGAGGGCCTCACCACCACAACCCCCATGGCCAACCCCAACAGCATTACCATCCCTATGGGGGAGGCATTCTGCACCACCCAGATGAACTGCCTGGACACCAGGCGGGGCACAGCCACCCACAtacccagcaccaccaccacagccAGGACCCTGACAGCCCGTCCCCCGTCTCCCCAGACTCCCACCAAGCCctccaccaccgccaccaccaccaacacGACCACCAGGGGCAACAAGGCTCAGGCAATGTAGAGGACCGATTCTCTGACGACCAGCTGGTGTCCATGTCTGTGAGGGAGCTGAACAGGCACCTGCGGGGGTTCACCAAGGACGAGGTCATCCATCTCAAGCAGAAGAGGCGGACCCTAAAAAACAGGGGCTACGCACAGTCCTGCCGCTTCAAGCGGGTGCAGCAGAAACACGTGCTGGAGAACGAGAAGACTCATCTGATAAACCAGGTGGGGGCACTCAAGGCGGAGATCAATCGGCTGGCGCGCGAGAGGGACGCCTACAAACTAAAGTGCGAGAAACTGACGGG AACGGGAGCGAATAACGGGATCCGGGAGGCTGGGTCCACAAGGGACAATCTATCACCTCCAGAGTTTTTCATGTGA